A genomic region of Roseofilum casamattae BLCC-M143 contains the following coding sequences:
- the nadA gene encoding quinolinate synthase NadA, whose protein sequence is MFTSIATPTIARIPEDLFEAISLLKKELNAIILAHYYQDPDIQDIADYIGDSLGLSHKAAETNAETIVFAGVHFMAETAKILNPNKLVLLPDLDAGCSLADSCPADAFAAFKAKHPDHLVVSYINCTAEIKAMSDIICTSSNAVDLVNQISNDQPIIFAPDRNLGRYVMEQTGRDMLLWDGSCIVHETFSEKKIVQLKVRHPEAEVIAHPECEPSVLRHADHIGSTTALLKYAQASNKQAFIVATEPGIIHQMQKSAPEKEFIPAPPVQNCACNECPHMRLNTLEKLYLAMRNQTPEITLPPEIQVAALRPIQRMLQMSA, encoded by the coding sequence TTGTTTACCTCCATTGCCACACCAACCATAGCTCGGATACCAGAGGATCTCTTTGAAGCCATTTCCCTCCTCAAGAAAGAGCTGAACGCCATTATCCTCGCCCATTACTACCAAGATCCAGACATCCAAGATATTGCCGACTACATCGGCGACTCCCTCGGACTCTCCCACAAAGCTGCGGAAACCAATGCGGAAACAATTGTGTTCGCTGGAGTTCACTTTATGGCGGAAACCGCCAAAATTCTTAACCCTAATAAATTGGTACTTTTACCAGATCTCGACGCTGGATGTTCCTTAGCCGATAGCTGTCCCGCCGATGCGTTTGCCGCGTTCAAGGCGAAACATCCCGACCATTTAGTCGTGTCTTACATTAACTGCACGGCCGAGATTAAAGCCATGAGCGATATTATTTGCACCAGCTCCAATGCTGTCGATCTGGTGAATCAAATCTCCAACGACCAACCCATTATCTTTGCGCCAGACCGCAACTTGGGTCGCTACGTCATGGAACAGACGGGACGAGACATGCTGTTGTGGGATGGCAGTTGCATCGTTCACGAAACCTTCTCCGAAAAGAAAATCGTCCAACTGAAAGTTCGCCATCCGGAAGCAGAAGTCATCGCTCACCCGGAATGCGAACCCTCCGTCTTGCGCCACGCCGACCATATTGGTTCGACCACTGCTCTCCTCAAGTACGCGCAAGCAAGCAACAAGCAAGCATTTATCGTCGCTACAGAACCGGGAATTATTCATCAGATGCAGAAATCTGCTCCAGAGAAAGAGTTTATTCCCGCTCCTCCAGTGCAGAACTGCGCTTGTAACGAATGTCCGCATATGCGCTTGAATACCCTAGAAAAGCTGTATTTAGCTATGCGCAACCAAACTCCAGAGATTACTCTCCCTCCGGAGATTCAAGTGGCAGCCTTGCGTCCCATTCAACGGATGTTGCAGATGAGCGCTTAA
- a CDS encoding flavin prenyltransferase UbiX, with product MSDSLILGVSGASGLIYAVRAVKYLLAAGYTIDLVASRAAYQVWQAESGIQMPGDLTKQEQFWRSQAGEVQTGQLICHSWQNVGATIASGSFRTRGMIVMPCSMSTAAKIAGGLSSDLLERAADVQLKEGRKLIVVPRETPFSLIHLRNLTTLAEAGVRVVPAIPAWYHQPQTIDDLVDFVVARVLDQLEIDCVPLKRWEGGNQQE from the coding sequence ATGAGCGATTCTTTAATCCTCGGAGTGTCTGGAGCGTCAGGCTTAATCTATGCCGTCCGTGCCGTTAAGTATCTCTTGGCAGCTGGTTATACGATCGATCTCGTCGCTTCCAGGGCTGCTTATCAAGTATGGCAAGCCGAAAGTGGCATTCAAATGCCGGGAGATTTAACGAAACAAGAGCAGTTTTGGCGATCGCAAGCAGGAGAGGTGCAAACCGGTCAACTCATCTGCCATTCCTGGCAAAATGTGGGAGCGACGATCGCCAGCGGTTCGTTTCGTACTCGGGGTATGATTGTTATGCCTTGCAGCATGAGTACGGCGGCGAAAATTGCTGGGGGACTCAGTTCCGATCTGCTCGAGCGCGCGGCGGACGTCCAACTGAAAGAAGGGCGAAAACTGATAGTAGTTCCTCGGGAAACTCCTTTTAGTTTGATTCATTTGCGCAACTTAACTACCTTAGCAGAGGCGGGAGTCCGGGTAGTCCCGGCGATTCCCGCTTGGTATCATCAACCACAAACGATCGACGATTTGGTGGATTTTGTCGTTGCCCGAGTTTTAGACCAATTGGAGATTGATTGCGTGCCGCTGAAACGCTGGGAGGGCGGTAACCAGCAGGAGTGA
- the psaM gene encoding photosystem I reaction center subunit XII, producing MALSDTQVFVALFIALIPGILAFRLSTALYK from the coding sequence ATGGCTTTATCCGATACTCAAGTTTTCGTCGCATTATTTATTGCTTTGATTCCCGGTATTTTAGCATTCCGGTTATCCACAGCTCTGTACAAGTAA
- the aroF gene encoding 3-deoxy-7-phosphoheptulonate synthase has product MIVVMKSGTPTAEIDRVSGELANWGLTPEKIVGQHKVVIGLVGETADLDPARIEELSRWIELVLRVEQPFKRASREYRHGQASEVTVSTPNGPVPFGEQHPLVVVAGPCSVENEEMIIETAMRVKAAGAKFLRGGAYKPRTSPYSFQGHGESALELLAAAREKSGLGIITELMDTADLPAIAEVADVIQIGARNMQNFALLKKVGAQDKPVLLKRGMAATIQDWLMAAEYILAGGNSQVILCERGIRTFDRKYTRNTLDISVVPVLRNLTHLPIMLDPSHGTGWSQYVPAMAKAAIAVGTDSLMIEVHPNPAKALSDGPQSLTPDQFDGLMQELSVVGKAVDRWPQPETVLV; this is encoded by the coding sequence GTGATTGTAGTAATGAAAAGCGGTACGCCAACCGCAGAAATAGACCGCGTTAGTGGAGAACTAGCAAATTGGGGATTGACTCCAGAGAAAATCGTCGGCCAGCATAAAGTGGTGATCGGTTTAGTTGGAGAAACGGCGGATTTAGACCCGGCAAGAATTGAAGAACTCAGCCGTTGGATCGAGTTAGTATTGCGCGTGGAGCAACCGTTTAAACGGGCCAGTCGCGAGTATCGCCACGGCCAGGCTTCTGAGGTGACGGTATCTACGCCAAACGGACCGGTTCCGTTTGGGGAACAGCATCCTTTAGTCGTGGTGGCCGGCCCCTGCTCGGTGGAAAACGAGGAAATGATTATTGAAACGGCCATGCGCGTCAAGGCGGCTGGAGCTAAGTTTCTGCGAGGAGGCGCGTATAAGCCAAGAACCTCTCCCTATTCATTCCAAGGCCATGGAGAAAGTGCTCTAGAGCTACTCGCCGCCGCTCGCGAGAAAAGTGGATTGGGGATTATTACGGAATTGATGGATACGGCCGATCTGCCGGCGATCGCGGAAGTTGCGGATGTGATTCAGATCGGCGCGCGCAATATGCAGAATTTCGCCTTGTTGAAGAAGGTCGGCGCTCAAGATAAGCCAGTTCTCTTGAAACGGGGAATGGCAGCAACGATCCAAGATTGGCTGATGGCGGCCGAGTATATTTTGGCTGGCGGTAATTCGCAAGTAATCTTGTGCGAGCGCGGCATTCGCACCTTCGATCGCAAGTATACCCGGAATACGTTAGATATTTCCGTGGTTCCAGTGCTGCGCAATTTAACTCATTTGCCGATTATGCTCGACCCATCTCACGGTACGGGATGGTCGCAATATGTACCGGCTATGGCAAAAGCTGCGATCGCTGTTGGTACTGACTCCCTCATGATCGAAGTTCACCCCAATCCTGCAAAAGCGCTCTCGGACGGGCCCCAGTCCTTAACTCCCGACCAGTTCGATGGTTTGATGCAAGAGCTGTCCGTTGTTGGTAAAGCTGTCGATCGCTGGCCGCAACCCGAAACCGTACTGGTTTAA
- a CDS encoding RNA 2'-phosphotransferase, which produces MTPERLVKISKYLSKHLRHQPERLGLSLEPGGWIAVNTLLSACRQHQFPLSFLELEEVVKTNDKQRFSFNETQTKIRANQGHSVAIDLQLVPLKPPDLLYHGTHKKAIKLILNKGLLKQSRHHVHLSKDIATALQVGRRRGRPVVLEIAARTMYNQGYEFYCSDNGVWLVESVPPQYLRIHTDQSNPAPASTNR; this is translated from the coding sequence ATGACTCCAGAGCGTTTGGTAAAAATCAGCAAATATCTCAGCAAGCATTTGCGTCATCAACCCGAACGTCTGGGACTATCCCTCGAGCCGGGAGGATGGATTGCAGTAAACACCTTACTGAGCGCTTGTCGGCAGCATCAGTTCCCCCTCTCTTTCCTGGAACTCGAAGAAGTCGTTAAAACCAATGATAAACAACGTTTTTCTTTTAACGAAACGCAAACCAAAATTCGTGCCAATCAAGGTCATAGTGTTGCCATTGACTTGCAACTGGTTCCGCTAAAACCGCCCGATCTTCTCTACCATGGTACGCACAAGAAAGCCATTAAATTAATCTTAAATAAAGGACTGCTCAAACAATCCCGACATCACGTTCATCTCTCCAAAGATATTGCCACCGCATTGCAAGTTGGACGGCGGCGCGGCCGGCCCGTTGTCTTGGAAATTGCTGCCCGCACCATGTATAATCAAGGATATGAATTTTATTGTTCCGATAATGGGGTTTGGTTGGTCGAATCTGTACCTCCCCAATACCTAAGAATCCACACAGACCAATCAAACCCTGCTCCAGCATCAACTAATCGCTAA
- a CDS encoding ATP-binding protein — MGYRLSPQGRERVEGMGIEKGWSKRDSRWSREAGVAEGTLGRFWGFTPISHSSFESICRAVGVDWREVVERPLDPSFTGREEAIKTVTEFASEGYRLILIQGEGGIGKTTLAENFLQPSLFDRILRLDIFSPPIPVQELVKDWLKGDFGAEPSEHFGLNLNRLRSQLKNCKAGILIDGLETILQQGQLRPELSHYIDLLQLLSDRALKSLTLITSREPLHEPKLKHWKTYKLGSLSLEAWKDCFTYHQIARESVTASAALEEMHNAYGGNAQAMAFFLDSIKTDSDGNIEYWWQHNQKNLFCHPTLNVLVERQFEKLATDSPLAYQLLCRMGVYRDPVPEAGLWKLLWDVDRTQHRSVVRVLKGCSLVQVQHYEYSLHPIVRSQAIALLTSDRGYFQQWQNLLARDRLKQEIQHHLLSELPQPLSKFPPNLDLLLTVRSRLTLWYLANWAAGEFYLQYCERQHDTPAAVNYAFEAIAHFAILEDFEKCYRILYFNILNADNIENLRCSPHLWNHMDRLRGVIEMLQDKVSPQQAALIQIPLAIIYAESGQARKAIAISQEIITHIEAEPEVNEQSYFIRLSAYSIIGKCYRYMGNFQDAELACKARMKWRKTIVRLSMARPIRARLGVRCRH, encoded by the coding sequence ATGGGTTATCGACTGTCTCCTCAAGGACGCGAACGAGTCGAGGGCATGGGAATAGAAAAAGGCTGGAGCAAAAGAGATTCTCGTTGGTCGCGTGAAGCCGGTGTTGCTGAGGGAACACTCGGGCGCTTCTGGGGATTCACACCTATTAGTCACAGTTCTTTTGAGTCGATTTGTAGGGCAGTTGGAGTTGATTGGCGTGAAGTGGTAGAGCGACCTCTAGATCCGAGTTTTACCGGACGAGAAGAAGCAATAAAGACTGTGACAGAATTTGCGAGTGAAGGTTACAGACTTATTTTAATTCAAGGAGAAGGTGGAATTGGGAAAACAACCCTGGCTGAGAATTTTTTACAGCCCTCATTGTTCGATCGAATCCTACGATTAGATATATTCTCCCCACCCATACCCGTGCAAGAATTAGTTAAAGACTGGTTGAAAGGAGATTTTGGAGCAGAACCCAGCGAACACTTCGGTCTTAACTTAAATCGCCTACGCTCTCAGTTAAAAAATTGTAAGGCTGGGATTTTGATTGATGGTCTAGAAACAATACTACAACAAGGTCAACTTCGTCCCGAGCTTTCGCATTATATTGACCTTCTTCAACTTCTATCCGATCGCGCGCTAAAATCATTAACTCTGATTACCAGTAGAGAACCCCTACACGAACCGAAACTCAAACATTGGAAAACTTATAAGCTCGGTTCTTTAAGTCTAGAAGCATGGAAAGACTGTTTTACTTATCATCAGATCGCTAGAGAAAGCGTTACAGCAAGCGCGGCACTAGAAGAGATGCATAACGCTTATGGTGGAAATGCTCAAGCAATGGCTTTTTTCTTAGATTCAATTAAAACAGACTCTGACGGAAATATTGAGTATTGGTGGCAGCACAATCAGAAAAATCTCTTCTGTCATCCTACCTTGAATGTGCTAGTCGAACGCCAATTTGAAAAATTAGCAACCGACTCTCCCCTAGCCTATCAACTACTGTGTCGGATGGGTGTTTATCGCGATCCCGTTCCAGAAGCCGGACTATGGAAACTATTGTGGGATGTCGATCGCACTCAACACCGATCGGTAGTACGAGTACTCAAAGGCTGTTCTTTGGTTCAAGTGCAACACTACGAGTATTCCCTGCATCCGATCGTTCGATCGCAAGCGATCGCACTGTTAACATCAGATCGAGGTTATTTCCAACAGTGGCAAAATCTACTAGCTCGCGATCGCCTAAAACAAGAGATTCAACATCACCTCTTATCCGAACTACCGCAACCCTTATCTAAATTTCCACCCAATTTAGATCTACTTTTAACAGTTAGAAGTAGACTCACGCTTTGGTATTTAGCGAACTGGGCTGCTGGAGAATTTTATCTACAGTATTGCGAACGACAACATGACACTCCAGCAGCAGTGAATTATGCCTTTGAAGCGATCGCACATTTTGCCATTCTTGAAGATTTTGAAAAATGTTATCGTATCTTGTATTTCAATATCTTAAACGCGGACAATATAGAAAACCTCAGATGTAGTCCTCATCTGTGGAACCATATGGATCGCCTTCGCGGTGTTATTGAGATGTTGCAAGATAAAGTCTCTCCACAACAAGCAGCATTAATCCAAATTCCCCTAGCTATTATTTATGCTGAAAGCGGCCAAGCTCGGAAGGCGATCGCCATTAGTCAGGAGATTATTACACACATTGAAGCGGAACCAGAAGTCAACGAACAAAGCTATTTTATTCGACTATCAGCTTACTCTATTATTGGTAAGTGTTATCGCTATATGGGTAACTTCCAAGATGCCGAACTCGCTTGTAAAGCTCGGATGAAGTGGAGAAAAACTATCGTTCGGCTCTCGATGGCGCGTCCCATCCGAGCCAGGCTTGGTGTCAGGTGTCGGCATTAA
- a CDS encoding AAA family ATPase, producing the protein MESFHFDSPQSYRNYNQSAQSRGLLSSGWRPLNRQFDWEHFAYLVSNDFWELNQKTMGALSDVADALGRNHYAWWANILNVFSENTRYNMEEFWDYITPNPPFPDYRYKDILSTETPVVQSVSRDRIPIEFVLNRLQEIVVFKILALLGKPNVITQYYLDRYFYYPINRFPETTPSAKPEQPGNPQKDFWDRLETLGTIYVCWQDAQVWLQIENLGRGKRRYTLIANEIAPLVNKSTYNLAVMLSGYQSRVGQVQSHFPIRTFPADIQGFTDTVQQAILDETQLAVLVHGEPGTGKTAWTQAVAKEILMPLGYVIFILDHDAVENFVPPTYLEKICLIINEADNLAQDRSVTANQTNNNKTEHILSLLDGTLYQSVIDEDGIQLQQRLVVMMTCNTTERLDPAMLRKGRVDLMHHFIHRFV; encoded by the coding sequence ATGGAATCATTTCACTTTGATAGCCCGCAAAGTTATCGCAACTACAATCAAAGTGCTCAGAGCCGAGGATTATTAAGCAGTGGGTGGCGTCCCCTAAATCGTCAGTTTGATTGGGAACATTTTGCCTATTTAGTCTCTAATGATTTTTGGGAACTAAACCAAAAAACCATGGGTGCACTGAGCGATGTTGCTGATGCATTAGGACGCAACCATTATGCTTGGTGGGCGAATATTCTCAATGTTTTTTCTGAAAATACGCGATATAATATGGAAGAATTTTGGGACTATATTACTCCCAATCCTCCCTTCCCCGACTATCGCTATAAAGATATATTGAGTACGGAAACTCCAGTCGTACAGTCCGTCAGTCGCGATCGCATTCCCATCGAGTTTGTCCTCAACCGATTGCAAGAAATCGTTGTCTTTAAGATCTTGGCCTTATTGGGTAAACCTAATGTCATTACTCAATACTACTTAGACCGTTATTTCTACTACCCGATTAATCGATTTCCAGAAACTACTCCTTCAGCAAAACCCGAGCAACCCGGCAATCCTCAGAAAGACTTTTGGGATCGTTTGGAAACCTTGGGAACCATCTATGTCTGCTGGCAAGATGCGCAAGTTTGGCTGCAAATTGAAAACCTCGGACGAGGCAAACGACGCTATACCTTAATCGCTAATGAAATTGCGCCGTTAGTGAACAAATCCACTTATAACTTAGCCGTTATGCTCAGTGGATATCAAAGTCGCGTCGGCCAAGTCCAGAGCCATTTTCCCATCCGTACTTTTCCGGCAGATATTCAAGGATTTACCGATACGGTTCAGCAAGCAATTCTGGACGAGACTCAGCTTGCAGTTCTGGTGCATGGCGAACCGGGAACCGGCAAAACGGCCTGGACGCAAGCCGTTGCTAAAGAAATCCTGATGCCTCTAGGATACGTGATTTTTATTCTCGATCACGACGCCGTAGAAAACTTTGTTCCTCCAACATATTTAGAGAAAATCTGTTTGATTATTAATGAAGCCGATAATCTCGCTCAAGATCGTTCGGTAACTGCCAATCAAACTAACAACAATAAAACCGAACATATTCTCAGTTTGTTGGATGGAACTCTGTACCAAAGCGTAATTGATGAAGATGGCATTCAACTGCAACAGCGCTTGGTGGTGATGATGACCTGCAATACAACGGAGCGGCTCGATCCTGCCATGCTGCGCAAAGGTCGAGTAGACTTAATGCACCATTTTATCCACCGCTTTGTCTGA
- a CDS encoding photosystem II reaction center protein K, with the protein MEAALLLAKLPEAYSAFSPLIDVLPVIPIFFLLLAFVWQAAVGFK; encoded by the coding sequence ATGGAAGCAGCACTGCTGTTGGCGAAATTACCCGAAGCCTATTCGGCCTTTAGCCCGCTGATTGATGTTTTACCGGTTATCCCTATCTTTTTCCTTCTCCTTGCTTTTGTTTGGCAAGCTGCAGTTGGATTTAAATAG
- the phoU gene encoding phosphate signaling complex protein PhoU, giving the protein MDIPTSNSTITRTYFQRQLRSLQRDVLRMGALVENSCCLARQALFEQDLAAAKRIKPQDRIIDRFYRQIEQDCISTIALQSPVTKDLRLLSSMMQLVRDLERIGDYTKDFSEIAIKLFAYPPHPIVGEVQLMYDRCQSMLAMSLVALSNLDAQTGREIKLKDDLVDADYKILYNKLADRRNIQEELEPTLLLVLVIRHLERMADRSTNIGQRVAYIVTGKRG; this is encoded by the coding sequence GTGGACATCCCAACATCAAACTCAACTATCACGCGCACTTATTTTCAGCGTCAGCTTCGGAGTTTACAACGGGATGTCCTGCGCATGGGAGCCTTAGTCGAGAACTCCTGCTGTCTTGCTCGACAAGCGCTATTCGAGCAAGATCTTGCCGCCGCAAAACGGATTAAACCTCAAGACCGCATTATCGATCGCTTTTACCGCCAAATCGAGCAAGATTGCATCAGCACCATTGCGCTGCAATCCCCCGTGACTAAAGACTTGAGGCTTCTCAGTTCCATGATGCAACTGGTACGAGACTTAGAGCGCATTGGTGACTATACCAAAGATTTTTCGGAGATTGCCATCAAGCTGTTTGCTTATCCTCCTCATCCGATCGTTGGCGAGGTGCAACTCATGTACGATCGCTGCCAATCGATGTTAGCCATGAGTTTGGTTGCCCTATCAAACCTCGATGCTCAAACCGGCCGCGAGATTAAACTCAAAGACGATCTGGTCGATGCAGACTACAAAATTCTCTACAACAAACTTGCCGATCGCCGCAACATTCAGGAGGAGCTAGAGCCAACTCTGCTCCTGGTGTTGGTGATTCGGCATCTAGAGCGTATGGCCGATCGTTCCACCAACATCGGTCAGCGGGTTGCCTACATTGTTACCGGCAAGCGAGGCTAA
- a CDS encoding ribonuclease R family protein — MEFTIANLLSNFTEDKLIAPKALEKKLGLQSELSLRQLQIALDALEKMGILIKDRGRYRRAAETGLVEGKLRCSSKGFCFAIQDDEEAEDIYIRESNLSTAWNGDRVLVRVLKEGSRRRSPEGEVYLIVDRSITSVLARIKHSSGDYKAVPLDDRLLFECALGTGSELEAAIDHLVHVAIERYPLGAYPPQGKVTQVLGLNAEEAADTEIVRCKHDLPKDFSTRVVKEAAALTAPIVDAKNRLDLRSLLTLTIKPGESADDEKPSIEDRADTFDDAISLEAVEDGNWRLGIHIADVSQLIPPLSAIDRAAEKRGASVYLGNKVLPMLPEEAIAFSALVPGEDRHTLSVLIDLDSEGEVVHYRIEPAIIRVDRHLNYQQTQALLVAEEQVEDIPLEVGEMLKQLYKVTQKLRHHRLERGSFELNLPDQKYYYDDEGALGALVVPFSLPARGIVTEPTILANQLVAKHLRALEVPALYRVHGAPHVEEVHELIKLAGNLDIALELEDEENITPRDYQSFTKKFDGTSAQKVLTYLLLGALKPAFYSVTPKPHFGLALEEGYTHFTAPLHRYSDLLIHRVLHEVFANGRDRRTTRAKESVDLRSSNCHGKITWNVLPPDTQGELEEVFSTVVSHLSETERVAQEAIDDLDGLQKAEFMKSHTGEMFHGVITGVQSYGFFVELEDVLVEGLVHVSSLKDDWYEYRGRQQMLIGRKNRNHYRLGDRVEVQVKSVDYYRQQIDLVAISGGSYSPDPFDEEEDDGEEYYES; from the coding sequence ATGGAATTTACGATCGCCAATTTACTCTCTAATTTTACCGAAGATAAACTAATCGCTCCAAAAGCACTAGAAAAAAAACTCGGACTGCAAAGCGAATTGAGTCTGCGTCAGTTGCAAATTGCCCTAGACGCCCTGGAAAAAATGGGGATTTTGATTAAAGACCGAGGGCGCTATCGTCGGGCAGCAGAAACGGGACTCGTAGAAGGTAAACTGCGCTGTTCGAGCAAAGGCTTTTGCTTCGCCATTCAAGATGATGAAGAAGCGGAAGATATCTACATTCGCGAAAGCAATCTCTCGACCGCCTGGAATGGCGATCGCGTTCTGGTCAGAGTGCTCAAAGAAGGGTCGCGGCGTCGTTCTCCAGAAGGGGAAGTATATTTAATAGTCGATCGCTCGATTACCTCGGTTCTGGCTCGCATCAAGCATAGCAGTGGAGACTACAAAGCGGTTCCTCTGGACGACCGACTATTGTTTGAATGTGCCTTGGGGACGGGATCGGAGCTGGAAGCAGCGATCGATCATCTGGTTCACGTAGCCATCGAACGCTATCCCCTCGGGGCCTATCCTCCCCAAGGTAAGGTAACTCAAGTGTTGGGATTGAATGCAGAGGAAGCAGCAGACACGGAAATCGTCCGCTGCAAACACGACCTCCCCAAAGATTTTTCTACCCGAGTCGTGAAAGAAGCAGCGGCCTTAACGGCTCCGATCGTCGATGCAAAGAACCGCCTGGACTTGCGCTCTCTTTTGACGTTAACGATCAAGCCGGGGGAATCTGCCGATGATGAGAAACCTTCGATAGAAGATCGAGCGGATACGTTTGATGATGCTATCAGTTTGGAAGCAGTTGAGGATGGCAACTGGCGCTTGGGAATTCATATCGCTGATGTGTCGCAACTGATTCCTCCGCTCTCGGCCATCGACCGAGCGGCAGAAAAACGAGGGGCCTCGGTTTACTTGGGCAATAAGGTTCTGCCCATGCTGCCAGAGGAGGCGATCGCATTCTCGGCTTTGGTGCCTGGAGAAGACCGACACACTCTCTCGGTGCTGATCGATCTCGACAGTGAAGGGGAGGTAGTGCATTATCGCATCGAACCAGCCATCATCCGTGTCGATCGCCACCTGAACTATCAGCAAACTCAAGCTCTGTTGGTGGCAGAAGAGCAGGTGGAAGATATTCCCCTCGAGGTGGGCGAGATGCTCAAACAGCTCTACAAAGTGACTCAGAAGTTGCGCCACCATCGCTTGGAGAGAGGTTCGTTTGAGCTGAATTTACCCGATCAAAAATACTATTACGACGATGAAGGCGCTCTCGGCGCTCTGGTGGTGCCTTTTTCTCTGCCAGCCCGAGGTATTGTGACGGAGCCGACGATTTTGGCGAATCAGTTGGTCGCCAAACATTTGCGGGCGCTGGAGGTACCGGCCTTGTATCGGGTGCACGGAGCGCCTCATGTGGAAGAGGTGCACGAGCTGATTAAGCTGGCAGGGAATTTAGATATTGCTCTGGAGTTGGAAGATGAGGAGAATATTACTCCTCGGGATTATCAGAGCTTTACGAAGAAGTTTGATGGAACTTCGGCGCAGAAGGTTTTGACGTATTTATTGCTGGGAGCGCTGAAGCCGGCATTTTATAGCGTTACCCCGAAACCTCATTTCGGTTTGGCTCTGGAGGAGGGTTATACTCACTTTACGGCACCGCTGCATCGCTATTCGGATTTGTTGATTCATCGGGTGTTGCACGAGGTGTTTGCCAATGGGCGCGATCGCCGGACGACTCGAGCGAAGGAATCAGTGGATTTGAGAAGCAGTAACTGTCACGGGAAGATTACCTGGAATGTGTTGCCGCCGGATACACAAGGGGAGCTGGAGGAGGTGTTTAGCACCGTTGTTTCCCATTTGAGCGAAACAGAGCGGGTGGCCCAAGAGGCGATCGACGATCTGGATGGGTTGCAGAAGGCAGAGTTTATGAAGTCCCATACGGGGGAAATGTTCCACGGAGTGATTACTGGGGTGCAATCTTATGGGTTTTTCGTGGAACTGGAGGACGTTTTAGTCGAGGGTTTGGTGCACGTGAGTTCGCTGAAGGATGATTGGTACGAGTACCGGGGTCGCCAGCAGATGCTCATCGGACGGAAAAATCGCAATCATTATCGTTTGGGCGATCGCGTGGAAGTGCAAGTGAAGAGCGTAGACTATTATCGCCAGCAGATCGATTTGGTGGCGATAAGTGGTGGTAGCTACAGTCCCGATCCGTTTGATGAGGAGGAGGACGATGGGGAAGAATACTACGAGTCATGA
- a CDS encoding tetratricopeptide repeat protein has translation MAINLPVSTSDYCWSGCFPGQPRGSEKVTRIDRQLTREAKALIGRGDYCRAIDLLSRLIDADPACAQHFNNRGYAYFQLGDVELAIADYNCAIALDPKLSEAYNNRGNAYARQDDLYAALLDYDTAIDLNPFKLEAWINRGKSFRELKVYELALDNFDFALRLNQLQGYIYAERGRTYHKMGDWNWAMADYQQAIAYFENAARLSEMETRQYHNVLAWLDELLEPVR, from the coding sequence ATGGCAATCAATCTTCCTGTTTCAACCTCTGACTATTGCTGGTCCGGATGTTTCCCCGGACAGCCTCGAGGGTCGGAAAAAGTGACTCGTATCGATCGCCAGCTTACCCGCGAGGCTAAAGCTTTAATCGGACGAGGAGACTATTGCCGTGCCATCGATCTTCTCTCCCGTTTAATTGATGCCGATCCAGCTTGCGCCCAGCATTTTAACAATCGAGGTTATGCTTATTTTCAGTTAGGAGATGTCGAACTGGCCATTGCCGACTACAATTGCGCGATCGCTCTCGATCCCAAGTTAAGCGAGGCTTACAATAATCGAGGCAATGCCTATGCTCGCCAAGACGATCTCTACGCTGCCTTGCTCGACTACGATACGGCAATTGACTTAAACCCTTTCAAGTTAGAAGCTTGGATTAATCGAGGCAAGAGTTTCCGCGAACTGAAAGTCTACGAGCTGGCTTTAGATAACTTCGATTTTGCCCTGCGCCTGAACCAACTCCAGGGTTATATTTATGCCGAGAGAGGACGAACCTATCATAAGATGGGAGACTGGAATTGGGCGATGGCAGACTACCAACAGGCGATCGCTTATTTCGAGAATGCTGCTCGACTCTCAGAGATGGAAACTCGTCAATACCACAACGTCTTAGCTTGGCTCGACGAGCTGCTAGAACCCGTCCGCTAA